One region of bacterium genomic DNA includes:
- a CDS encoding addiction module protein, which yields MAIIYERFGLEKGTEMNALEIKKMSRIERLQAIEALWDSLIDEESEVKSPEWHRDILEERKIKIETGKAEFISLEKLRASRKS from the coding sequence ATGGCCATCATATATGAGCGATTTGGTTTAGAGAAGGGAACCGAAATGAACGCACTGGAAATCAAGAAAATGAGCAGAATTGAGCGTCTTCAAGCCATAGAGGCGCTTTGGGATTCACTTATTGATGAAGAATCCGAAGTAAAATCCCCTGAATGGCATAGGGATATCCTGGAAGAGAGGAAAATAAAGATTGAAACCGGCAAAGCAGAATTCATTTCTCTTGAAAAGCTGAGGG
- a CDS encoding cupin domain-containing protein, producing MMELSSSRPVSTAIYYLLSADEFSAFHSLKSDEMWHFYSGAALAIHIIDNTGKYSQVRLGSDYERGEVFQAVVEAGCWFGAAIDSGGATGSSRAAASGTDYTLVGCTVAPGFDFIDFRLGDRRELIERYPEHTAIIEKLSR from the coding sequence ATGATGGAGCTATCGTCCAGCCGCCCTGTCTCGACGGCCATCTATTACCTTTTAAGTGCCGATGAATTTTCCGCCTTCCACAGCCTCAAGTCTGATGAAATGTGGCATTTTTACTCCGGTGCTGCCTTGGCGATCCACATCATTGATAATACGGGGAAGTACTCGCAGGTGAGGCTTGGCAGCGATTACGAGCGGGGAGAAGTATTTCAGGCAGTGGTGGAGGCAGGATGCTGGTTCGGGGCTGCGATTGACAGCGGGGGGGCGACAGGCAGCAGCAGAGCGGCAGCCAGCGGCACCGATTATACGTTGGTAGGCTGTACGGTAGCACCGGGTTTTGATTTCATCGACTTTCGTCTGGGGGACAGAAGGGAACTGATCGAGCGATATCCTGAGCATACGGCGATTATCGAAAAACTCAGCCGGTGA